In Microvenator marinus, one genomic interval encodes:
- the hutW gene encoding heme anaerobic degradation radical SAM methyltransferase ChuW/HutW: MKPTMDLSEALQSAFPFRRPLLPWAGYRLIEQSSIEDVWNAALCELGQSDRPNRRTIYIHIPFCANHCLFCGFYKNRAQENRMEGYVDRLIREMERQAHGLSEGGLVHAVYLGGGTPTALGADELFEVVSAIRRLFPLANDCEITVEGRVIHFTEEKIEAALEGGVNRFSIGVQSFDTLVRNKQGRRSSRKEVLMFLESLLARDRATVVFDLMFGLPLQTRQVWMDDLETAIALKPDGIDIYSLALFPGTPLFKAIKQGSIEPGASRQELGEFYAMGVESLSKAGWLHLSNSHFASGTRERNRYNIMIKEGAETLGFGSGAGGAIGRYSYQRDADLDAWSTSVDANTSTISQLSIADENESTRAMITGQLEQGRLDLTSVMRLRPVQLQLAKKLEEFAGKNLITNPEPRTALTLAGRYWSTNIRGEILQILNME, encoded by the coding sequence GTGAAACCAACAATGGACCTAAGCGAAGCCCTACAAAGTGCGTTTCCATTCAGGCGCCCCCTCTTACCGTGGGCTGGCTATCGTCTGATCGAGCAAAGCTCGATTGAGGACGTTTGGAATGCGGCTTTGTGTGAGCTAGGGCAAAGTGACCGACCCAATCGGCGCACGATTTATATCCATATCCCATTCTGTGCAAATCATTGTCTTTTTTGTGGTTTTTACAAGAATAGGGCGCAAGAAAACCGCATGGAAGGCTATGTAGACCGACTAATCCGGGAGATGGAACGTCAGGCTCATGGACTCTCCGAGGGAGGACTTGTGCACGCGGTTTATCTCGGTGGAGGAACGCCCACAGCGTTGGGGGCGGACGAACTCTTTGAAGTGGTCTCGGCTATACGTAGGCTCTTTCCTCTTGCGAATGATTGTGAAATCACCGTGGAGGGAAGGGTGATTCACTTCACAGAAGAAAAGATTGAGGCAGCTCTAGAAGGGGGAGTAAATCGTTTCTCAATTGGTGTGCAGTCGTTCGACACCTTGGTTCGCAACAAGCAAGGACGCCGCTCTAGCCGTAAAGAGGTGCTCATGTTCCTCGAATCCCTTTTGGCACGGGACCGAGCAACCGTCGTCTTCGACCTCATGTTTGGTCTGCCACTTCAAACACGCCAGGTTTGGATGGACGACTTAGAGACTGCAATCGCGTTGAAACCTGATGGGATTGATATCTATTCGCTCGCACTTTTTCCCGGAACACCGCTTTTCAAGGCGATCAAACAAGGTTCCATTGAGCCCGGTGCTTCACGTCAAGAATTGGGCGAGTTCTATGCCATGGGTGTGGAATCACTATCAAAAGCAGGATGGCTGCATCTCTCAAACTCGCATTTTGCCAGCGGTACGCGAGAGAGAAATCGATACAATATCATGATCAAAGAAGGAGCTGAAACGCTTGGGTTCGGCTCAGGCGCGGGAGGGGCCATCGGTAGGTACAGCTATCAAAGAGATGCTGATCTCGACGCTTGGTCAACAAGTGTGGACGCAAACACCTCCACAATCTCACAACTTTCGATCGCGGACGAAAATGAATCGACACGGGCGATGATCACTGGACAGTTGGAGCAAGGTCGCCTCGACCTGACAAGTGTGATGCGACTCAGACCTGTGCAACTTCAACTCGCCAAAAAATTGGAGGAGTTCGCTGGAAAGAATCTCATCACCAACCCAGAACCTAGGACTGCGCTTACTCTGGCTGGACGGTATTGGAGCACCAATATTCGCGGAGAAATTCTCCAAATCCTTAACATGGAATAG
- a CDS encoding hybrid sensor histidine kinase/response regulator — MWWNDEFVRTFGLLPDEDLSNYRSGQWFKRIHPEDIERIKNGIQAIYRGSQSRWSVEYRCLKSDGTYASVVDRALIIRNTEGEIQRVVGGVSDRTRQKELEEQLLRSQRLESVGTLAGGVAHDLNNIFTPIVFSTQLMQEVESLDEMTRFAEVIESCAHRGTELVKQLLTFARGTPGAKVAIDMRDIVDDISKVIRETFPKSIELKVEVPEQTWRVEGDPSQLHQVLLNLVVNARDAMPQGGEITIAIENTDVDKLRAYFSVGLEAGAYIKLRVQDTGSGMAPDVAERIFEPFFTTKPPGKGTGLGLAATHTIVKNHEGEISVHSTQGRGTVFEVLLPVSDSTATDQPPTGEVFLPHGDGQLILVVDDEPPIREMLEHILKQHGYRVLTAANGAEALVHFADHLDQMTLVITDMAMPIMDGPSTIAAMRAINPRIPIIGSSGFTDAPATISELKLAGFMPKPYSIETLIHLVAKVLR, encoded by the coding sequence ATGTGGTGGAACGACGAATTTGTTCGCACGTTTGGGCTTTTGCCTGACGAAGACCTGTCCAACTATAGATCAGGACAATGGTTCAAGCGCATTCATCCAGAAGATATTGAGCGCATCAAGAATGGAATTCAAGCGATATACCGAGGGAGTCAATCTCGCTGGAGTGTGGAGTACAGGTGTCTCAAGAGCGACGGCACCTATGCCAGTGTGGTGGACCGTGCGCTGATCATCCGAAACACGGAAGGCGAAATCCAGCGCGTCGTGGGTGGAGTCTCGGATCGCACAAGGCAAAAGGAACTCGAAGAACAACTCCTGCGGTCTCAACGCCTCGAGAGCGTGGGAACACTTGCTGGAGGGGTGGCTCACGACCTCAACAACATTTTCACACCTATCGTCTTTTCCACCCAATTGATGCAAGAGGTTGAAAGTCTAGACGAGATGACTCGATTCGCCGAGGTGATCGAGTCGTGTGCGCACCGTGGTACCGAACTGGTCAAGCAGTTATTGACTTTTGCGAGAGGGACACCAGGTGCGAAAGTCGCCATCGACATGCGTGATATTGTTGACGACATCTCGAAGGTTATTCGTGAGACATTCCCGAAGTCTATTGAACTCAAGGTCGAAGTCCCAGAACAGACTTGGCGAGTCGAGGGAGACCCGTCGCAGCTTCACCAGGTTCTTCTCAATCTGGTGGTCAATGCGAGAGATGCCATGCCACAGGGTGGTGAGATAACGATAGCGATTGAGAATACAGACGTTGATAAACTTCGGGCTTATTTTTCGGTGGGGCTGGAAGCGGGCGCGTATATCAAATTGCGAGTCCAAGACACCGGAAGCGGAATGGCTCCAGATGTGGCGGAGCGGATTTTTGAGCCATTCTTCACAACAAAGCCACCTGGAAAGGGCACGGGGCTTGGGCTTGCGGCGACTCATACCATAGTTAAGAATCACGAAGGCGAAATCAGCGTCCACTCTACTCAAGGCCGAGGAACAGTCTTCGAAGTCCTACTCCCGGTCAGCGATTCAACGGCTACGGACCAACCTCCAACTGGCGAGGTTTTCCTTCCGCATGGTGATGGCCAGTTGATCTTGGTAGTTGATGACGAGCCGCCCATTCGAGAGATGCTCGAGCATATACTCAAACAACACGGCTATCGTGTGCTTACGGCAGCAAACGGCGCTGAGGCATTAGTACACTTCGCAGATCATCTCGACCAAATGACCCTCGTGATCACAGACATGGCCATGCCGATCATGGATGGCCCTTCGACAATTGCTGCAATGAGAGCGATAAACCCGAGGATTCCGATCATTGGATCCAGTGGCTTTACGGACGCACCGGCTACAATTTCCGAGCTGAAACTCGCAGGGTTCATGCCTAAACCCTATTCGATCGAGACACTAATCCATCTTGTAGCAAAGGTCCTTAGGTAG
- a CDS encoding molybdopterin-dependent oxidoreductase, with amino-acid sequence MTMDRRTFSKLAAMSVATTAAARLAHAKVPENPSQRVDPNGVTWAKAPCRFCGTGCHVQVGTRSGKVVSIAGDAKAEVNRGLACVKGYHVGLILYGKDRLTQPLLKQGDRHVPISWERAIDVIAQRIMADPKSFAFYGSGQWTIPEGYAAQKFMKGGLSNNHIDPNARLCMASAVTGFVSTYGVDEPAGTFTDIDKADVVICWGNNPAEMHPVLFSRLIDRRARGEKITLIDIGTRRTRTTDHAQHYLEFKPHTDTAIVNGIAHLLIKNGTWDKEFVEKFCNFRAPSDPPTLNGKAITFEEYKKFVEPYTPEYVEELSDVPAADIRLLGELFGRRDLKITSLWCMGVNQHTQGTAMNQMLHGIHFLSGHFGKPGDSPTSLTGQPSACGTVREVGTLAHALPGGRVVADEQHRKDAEDIWNVKPGSIDPKPGYHTVLMWEKFSTPKEQGGDISTIWVQVTNPGQTLPNLNKLFHPSRKLKDKFLIVSDVYPTATTKDADLILPSALWVEKNGMTGNSERRTQQWFKMVEPPGQARDDVWQTLAVARRLFDLGHPGMKDRDGNFIFDMKDESGKSVPVWDFRRFYDVNVDEQLFNEYRKFTPYKHKNLAPYQEYVKARGLRWPVVEQSDGSWRETQFRFTEFDDPFVKKGAGIQFYHSVTKDDRAQIWFNPYMPPPESPDADYPLWLCTGRVIEHWHSGTMTMRVGPLRRSMPQAYVEVNRDDAQKLGIRDGEVVVVESRRGSVELPVWIDGRGKPPKGSVFVPFFDERIMINNVTLDAHDPFSKQPDYKKCAVRLRRKGA; translated from the coding sequence ATGACTATGGATCGACGAACCTTTTCCAAACTCGCCGCGATGAGCGTGGCGACCACCGCGGCAGCTCGGCTCGCACATGCCAAGGTGCCAGAAAACCCTTCGCAACGGGTCGATCCTAATGGCGTGACCTGGGCAAAGGCACCCTGTCGTTTCTGTGGCACTGGTTGTCATGTTCAAGTGGGTACCCGGTCTGGCAAGGTCGTCAGTATTGCCGGTGACGCCAAGGCTGAGGTCAACCGTGGGCTCGCCTGTGTCAAGGGCTATCATGTGGGGTTGATCCTCTATGGAAAAGACCGCCTGACACAACCGCTGCTCAAACAAGGCGACCGACACGTTCCTATTTCGTGGGAGCGGGCGATCGATGTGATCGCGCAGCGCATCATGGCAGACCCGAAGTCCTTTGCCTTCTACGGCAGCGGCCAATGGACGATTCCAGAAGGCTATGCCGCCCAGAAATTCATGAAAGGCGGTCTCTCAAACAACCATATCGATCCCAATGCGCGCCTCTGCATGGCATCGGCTGTGACTGGCTTCGTCAGTACGTATGGCGTGGATGAGCCTGCCGGCACATTCACCGACATCGACAAGGCGGACGTGGTGATCTGCTGGGGCAACAACCCGGCAGAGATGCACCCGGTCCTCTTCTCAAGACTGATCGACCGACGTGCCCGTGGCGAAAAGATCACCCTCATCGATATTGGCACGCGTCGCACCCGCACGACCGACCATGCGCAGCACTATCTGGAGTTTAAGCCGCACACGGACACAGCGATTGTCAATGGCATCGCCCACCTCCTGATCAAGAACGGGACCTGGGACAAGGAGTTTGTAGAGAAATTCTGCAATTTCCGAGCACCTTCGGATCCTCCCACCCTGAACGGGAAGGCTATTACCTTCGAGGAGTACAAGAAGTTCGTCGAGCCCTACACACCTGAGTATGTCGAAGAGTTAAGCGATGTTCCGGCCGCCGATATTCGGCTCCTGGGCGAGCTCTTTGGCAGGCGCGATCTCAAGATCACAAGCCTGTGGTGCATGGGTGTAAACCAGCACACGCAGGGCACCGCCATGAACCAAATGCTCCATGGTATCCACTTTCTAAGCGGGCATTTTGGCAAGCCTGGCGACTCCCCGACGAGCCTGACCGGCCAGCCCTCAGCGTGTGGAACGGTTCGAGAGGTCGGCACACTCGCGCACGCGCTTCCTGGTGGCCGTGTGGTCGCCGATGAGCAACATCGCAAGGATGCCGAGGATATCTGGAACGTCAAACCTGGCTCAATCGACCCGAAACCTGGCTACCATACCGTGTTGATGTGGGAGAAGTTCTCTACTCCCAAAGAGCAAGGTGGGGATATTTCGACCATCTGGGTACAGGTGACCAACCCGGGCCAGACGCTACCCAACCTCAACAAGCTCTTTCATCCATCACGCAAGCTGAAGGACAAGTTCCTTATCGTCTCCGATGTGTACCCAACGGCGACCACCAAAGACGCGGATCTTATCTTGCCATCGGCCCTCTGGGTCGAAAAGAACGGCATGACCGGGAACTCGGAGCGCCGCACCCAGCAATGGTTCAAGATGGTGGAGCCTCCGGGCCAGGCCCGAGACGATGTTTGGCAAACGCTCGCTGTGGCGCGCCGGCTCTTTGATCTCGGGCATCCTGGGATGAAAGATCGCGATGGAAACTTCATCTTCGACATGAAGGATGAGAGCGGCAAGAGCGTGCCCGTCTGGGATTTTAGGCGTTTCTATGACGTCAATGTGGATGAGCAACTTTTCAACGAGTACCGCAAATTCACACCTTACAAGCATAAGAACCTTGCTCCCTATCAGGAGTATGTCAAAGCCCGAGGACTCCGCTGGCCCGTGGTCGAACAGTCAGATGGTTCTTGGCGCGAGACGCAGTTTCGCTTCACCGAGTTTGATGACCCCTTCGTGAAGAAGGGAGCTGGAATCCAGTTCTATCATTCGGTGACTAAGGACGACCGCGCCCAGATCTGGTTCAATCCATACATGCCTCCACCGGAGTCACCTGATGCGGACTATCCGTTATGGCTATGTACCGGTCGGGTGATCGAGCATTGGCATAGCGGTACCATGACCATGCGCGTAGGGCCGTTGCGGCGTTCGATGCCGCAGGCTTATGTGGAGGTGAACCGTGACGATGCACAAAAGCTCGGAATTCGTGATGGAGAGGTTGTGGTCGTAGAGTCTAGGCGTGGATCTGTGGAGCTGCCGGTTTGGATCGATGGGCGAGGGAAGCCGCCAAAAGGATCTGTTTTTGTACCGTTCTTCGACGAGCGCATCATGATCAACAACGTAACCCTGGATGCACACGACCCGTTCTCGAAGCAGCCAGACTACAAGAAATGTGCGGTCCGGCTGCGCCGGAAGGGAGCCTAA
- a CDS encoding 4Fe-4S dicluster domain-containing protein produces MSSGDDKLSRRELFAKLRPEKKPRSADYEEVAQTPAALPESNFDLLGLLQRIEGNQDRTVKSRVMPVLRPPGAIDETTFLAECTRCLACIEACPYDAIGLAGPQLRGAEGTPVLHPLQSPCKMCPDTPCITACQTPRETGIQPSGVLVAGRGFHMGKASIKTSDCLAYQGGFCSTCAERCPVSGAIEVNMGKPKIVPNLCTGCGICHHVCPAPWNAIILMPELMRPPREIKP; encoded by the coding sequence ATGAGTTCTGGCGATGACAAGCTGAGCAGACGCGAGCTCTTCGCGAAGCTTCGGCCAGAGAAGAAGCCCAGAAGCGCTGATTACGAAGAGGTCGCACAGACACCTGCAGCGCTGCCAGAGTCGAACTTTGATCTCCTCGGCCTCCTCCAGCGCATTGAAGGTAATCAGGACCGCACCGTCAAAAGTCGCGTTATGCCCGTCTTGCGCCCACCCGGAGCGATCGACGAGACGACTTTCCTGGCCGAATGTACCCGCTGTTTGGCCTGCATCGAAGCCTGCCCTTACGACGCGATAGGACTCGCCGGCCCGCAGCTGCGTGGGGCCGAAGGGACGCCAGTCCTGCACCCTTTGCAGAGCCCCTGCAAGATGTGCCCGGACACACCGTGTATCACCGCATGTCAAACGCCGCGTGAAACAGGAATTCAACCCTCGGGGGTTCTCGTCGCTGGGCGCGGATTTCACATGGGTAAGGCGAGCATCAAAACCTCGGACTGCCTCGCCTATCAGGGAGGGTTCTGCTCTACATGCGCCGAGCGCTGCCCGGTGTCAGGTGCTATCGAGGTGAACATGGGTAAGCCAAAGATTGTCCCCAATTTATGTACAGGCTGTGGCATCTGCCATCACGTCTGCCCAGCGCCATGGAACGCTATCATCCTAATGCCCGAACTGATGCGCCCCCCTCGTGAGATAAAACCATGA